One region of Methanobacterium formicicum DSM 3637 genomic DNA includes:
- a CDS encoding metallophosphoesterase, giving the protein MEEKDPNALKYRQKLQRGMTYWRHKIGNPEFDHKDFQIEQVEVTIPNLDPAFHNYRLLNLSDIHLGQWITPEHLEGVINMVNNEKPDSVTITGDFVSYILDDVAEDLENSLKKLKPKEFSFAVLGNHDHWLNAGRIREILRRCDIIDVSNDLHTIYHDESPLHIAGVDSVMLGKQRLDLVMEKLPEEGPAILLAHEPDFADISSTTGRFSLQISGHSHGGQFLIPGLGTFIRGPHFFKYPAGKYMVGDMVQYTSRGLGTNVFWLRINCAPEITVFTLKCPEDVL; this is encoded by the coding sequence ATGGAAGAAAAAGATCCCAATGCCCTGAAATACAGGCAGAAGTTACAGAGGGGAATGACATACTGGCGTCATAAAATAGGCAACCCAGAATTTGACCACAAAGACTTCCAGATAGAACAGGTGGAAGTTACAATACCCAACCTTGATCCTGCTTTTCACAATTATCGGCTGTTAAATCTTTCGGATATACATCTTGGCCAGTGGATCACACCAGAACACCTTGAAGGTGTGATAAATATGGTAAATAATGAAAAACCAGATTCTGTAACTATAACTGGTGATTTCGTTTCTTACATACTGGATGATGTGGCCGAGGACCTTGAAAACTCATTAAAAAAGTTAAAACCTAAAGAATTCTCATTTGCAGTTCTAGGGAACCATGATCACTGGCTGAACGCTGGAAGAATACGGGAAATATTGCGACGGTGTGATATAATTGATGTCAGCAATGATCTCCATACTATCTATCATGATGAATCTCCTCTGCACATAGCTGGAGTGGATAGTGTGATGTTAGGAAAACAGCGTCTTGATCTGGTGATGGAAAAACTCCCAGAAGAAGGACCAGCCATACTCCTGGCCCATGAACCTGACTTTGCAGACATAAGCTCCACCACCGGACGTTTCAGCCTGCAAATATCTGGACACTCCCATGGGGGACAATTCCTCATACCCGGGCTGGGCACATTCATCCGTGGCCCCCATTTCTTTAAATATCCTGCTGGTAAATATATGGTGGGGGATATGGTTCAGTACACCAGCAGGGGCCTGGGGACCAATGTATTCTGGTTGAGGATCAACTGTGCCCCTGAAATAACAGTATTCACGTTGAAATGTCCAGAAGATGTATTGTAA
- a CDS encoding MFS transporter encodes MEKTNKTSSAGWTVLILVSLFSFIIALDSTFMNVAITNLVVDLNTTVSIIQIIISVYALTMASLMLLGGKMQDVWGRKRAFLVGAAIYGVGTTIAALSINSAMLLLGWSILEGIGAALMTPATASIITGTYQGKDRAFAIGIWTAIAGIAAAIGPILGGFLTTFYTWRWGFALELIIVILILALSRKISYFPPSMKKSEIDKIGVILSSSGILFLVLGVLILNGIVYWKLAPFIMGVGVVLLVLFYFREKKIISRNEKPLTDIRLFKNRNFTLGNLSRLIMQLALAGAVFVIPVFLQIVTGANAFITGLALLPLTVGLLIFSIASSRLSTRIAPQYLISIGFLVAMAGSILLRFKFNLDTQITDLIPGTTLLGVGLGLALPVTGNLVLSSAGQDKQSDASGIISTGANLGSSIGTALIGVVFLLGTFSGLAVAVQENYPGVTTEEIHQNLVGWVDKMQTTDLKGLNPTSTTFKIVNSTLANAMKTAFDTVSLIFFIGFLTSLFIRPSKQK; translated from the coding sequence ATGGAAAAAACTAATAAAACATCCAGTGCTGGCTGGACAGTCCTGATACTGGTCTCATTATTCTCATTTATAATTGCCCTTGACTCTACATTTATGAATGTGGCCATCACCAACCTGGTGGTGGATCTAAACACTACGGTTAGTATAATTCAGATAATCATCTCAGTTTACGCTCTTACCATGGCATCACTAATGCTTCTTGGTGGTAAGATGCAGGATGTTTGGGGTAGAAAAAGGGCTTTTCTGGTAGGCGCAGCCATTTACGGTGTTGGAACGACAATAGCAGCTTTAAGCATTAATTCAGCAATGTTACTGTTGGGTTGGTCTATTCTGGAGGGTATAGGTGCAGCTTTAATGACCCCGGCCACAGCTTCTATAATAACTGGAACTTATCAAGGGAAAGACCGGGCTTTTGCCATAGGTATCTGGACCGCCATTGCAGGAATTGCTGCAGCCATCGGCCCGATCCTGGGTGGTTTTCTTACCACTTTTTACACATGGAGATGGGGATTTGCCCTGGAACTGATTATAGTGATATTGATACTGGCATTATCCCGAAAAATATCATATTTCCCACCTTCCATGAAAAAATCAGAAATAGATAAAATAGGCGTTATCTTATCATCTTCCGGGATTTTATTCCTGGTTTTAGGAGTTTTAATTCTTAATGGCATTGTATACTGGAAGTTAGCCCCGTTTATAATGGGTGTGGGTGTAGTCCTTTTGGTATTGTTTTATTTCAGGGAGAAAAAAATCATCAGTAGGAATGAAAAACCTTTAACTGATATACGATTATTCAAAAACAGAAATTTCACCCTGGGTAATCTGAGCCGCCTTATAATGCAGCTAGCCCTGGCTGGTGCTGTTTTTGTTATTCCAGTTTTCCTGCAAATAGTAACCGGTGCAAATGCATTCATTACTGGTTTAGCCCTGTTACCGTTAACAGTTGGACTTTTAATATTCTCGATAGCTTCCTCCAGATTATCAACTCGAATTGCTCCCCAATACCTGATTTCAATTGGATTTTTAGTAGCCATGGCTGGAAGTATTCTGTTGCGATTCAAGTTCAATTTAGACACTCAAATCACTGATTTGATCCCTGGAACCACCTTGTTAGGTGTGGGGTTAGGCTTAGCCCTACCAGTTACCGGTAATCTAGTATTATCCTCGGCCGGTCAGGACAAACAGTCAGATGCATCTGGTATTATTTCCACAGGTGCAAACTTAGGTTCTTCTATTGGAACTGCTCTTATAGGAGTTGTATTTTTACTGGGAACATTCAGTGGGCTGGCTGTTGCCGTTCAGGAGAATTATCCTGGAGTGACCACAGAAGAAATCCACCAGAACCTGGTAGGGTGGGTAGATAAAATGCAAACTACAGATTTGAAGGGTTTAAATCCAACGTCCACCACATTTAAAATTGTCAATTCCACACTTGCCAATGCAATGAAAACAGCTTTCGACACAGTATCACTTATTTTCTTTATAGGATTTTTAACATCCCTATTTATCCGTCCTTCAAAACAAAAATAG
- a CDS encoding FUSC family protein: protein MEKKGFAGRLKTLSKPTGKPMWSQAFKSIILMVLAALIAKSLGFDDGIKAVMFITLIATIIIDLPLPLRKIIPMALVGFIMTFLAFISSSLALSSLPVFLFFTVIWAFLSLSMYIFSETFGLFGFIIFCGYFLSVALVNKGASTLEWGLYIILAYLVASILFIPKIWGRKKDISKMIASPFVPETSLERVLSVRQALSGIPLDRKDYELFRIGNYLTGFRGYSKLMFSRLSSQSQELLKSFMDAVNKSSLEIAGSITSTPSTVQLESVDQEIENIQKSVNSSDPNNKALVEVSTEIKTLLQKANALLIEKYHSSEKLKIPSPQSSLKEVLSANFNLENMYIRHALRFSLALTLGLLVVYLTHGRDALWVTMGILIIIKPDVTSTLNNIILRVSFNVFAILLAILLGFLFPHYALFGLAFLMLFLFRAFYPSYMGLSVMFLSIFVVLIWPNGPVWENAVARIIDISIGAIIAFVCAYLILPSRMTVDLPGQIAKVIHANREYANAVIPDGDREYDHENAVKYFRKYMLEEKNLESAIKKVDDTFNDVDDDVSLYHELSAVNKKLAADISSIATLIESKPLPDIYRFKEQLIDSLNELALSINKNVVLPRANINQSYRDSDVAETSTLESYLDWVRNDVKFLQEGVELGHKTGALERYRDMT from the coding sequence GTGGAAAAGAAGGGATTTGCAGGGAGATTAAAAACATTATCCAAACCCACTGGCAAGCCAATGTGGAGTCAAGCATTTAAATCCATCATTTTAATGGTTTTAGCTGCGTTAATAGCTAAATCCCTGGGTTTTGATGATGGAATAAAAGCAGTCATGTTCATTACCCTCATCGCCACCATAATCATAGACCTACCCCTACCATTGCGGAAAATCATTCCCATGGCCCTGGTTGGATTTATAATGACTTTTTTAGCTTTTATAAGTTCTTCTCTGGCCCTTTCTAGTCTTCCTGTTTTTCTATTTTTCACAGTTATCTGGGCTTTTTTGAGCCTTTCCATGTACATCTTCAGTGAAACTTTCGGCCTTTTTGGTTTTATAATATTCTGTGGCTACTTCCTGTCAGTGGCTCTGGTTAATAAGGGTGCTTCCACACTGGAATGGGGACTTTACATAATTTTAGCTTATCTGGTTGCATCAATCCTTTTCATACCAAAAATATGGGGGAGAAAGAAAGACATTTCCAAAATGATTGCTTCTCCTTTCGTTCCAGAAACCTCTCTTGAGCGGGTTTTATCAGTTCGCCAGGCATTATCTGGAATTCCCCTTGATAGGAAGGATTATGAACTATTCAGAATTGGAAATTACCTAACCGGGTTTAGGGGTTACAGTAAATTGATGTTTTCCCGTTTATCCAGCCAATCTCAGGAATTGCTCAAGAGTTTCATGGATGCAGTTAATAAAAGCAGCCTGGAAATTGCAGGGAGTATTACCAGTACTCCCAGTACAGTTCAACTGGAATCAGTAGATCAGGAAATTGAAAATATACAAAAATCAGTTAATTCCAGCGATCCAAATAACAAAGCCCTGGTGGAAGTGTCTACAGAAATTAAAACTTTACTCCAGAAGGCCAATGCCCTGCTGATAGAAAAATATCATTCCAGTGAAAAATTAAAGATACCTTCACCTCAAAGTTCTCTTAAAGAAGTTTTAAGTGCTAATTTTAATCTGGAGAACATGTACATACGTCACGCTCTGAGGTTCTCCCTGGCACTTACTCTGGGACTCCTGGTGGTGTATTTAACCCATGGACGTGACGCACTCTGGGTTACCATGGGTATTTTAATCATAATCAAACCAGATGTTACCAGTACCCTTAACAACATAATTTTAAGGGTTTCTTTTAATGTATTTGCCATACTCCTGGCCATACTGCTTGGATTCCTCTTCCCCCACTATGCATTATTCGGGTTAGCTTTCCTTATGCTTTTCCTGTTCAGAGCATTCTATCCCAGTTATATGGGACTTTCAGTCATGTTCCTTTCCATATTCGTGGTGCTGATATGGCCCAATGGACCGGTGTGGGAAAATGCAGTAGCCCGTATAATTGACATAAGCATTGGTGCCATTATAGCATTCGTATGTGCATATCTCATCCTGCCCAGCAGGATGACCGTGGACCTTCCGGGACAGATTGCTAAGGTCATCCATGCTAACCGTGAATATGCAAATGCAGTTATCCCTGATGGAGATAGGGAGTATGATCATGAAAATGCAGTCAAGTATTTCAGGAAATATATGTTAGAAGAAAAAAACCTTGAATCCGCTATTAAAAAGGTTGATGATACATTTAATGATGTGGATGATGATGTATCATTGTATCATGAACTAAGTGCAGTTAATAAAAAATTAGCAGCAGATATTTCTAGTATTGCCACATTAATTGAATCAAAGCCTTTACCAGATATTTACCGGTTTAAAGAACAGTTAATTGATTCTTTGAACGAACTGGCTCTTTCTATCAACAAAAATGTGGTGCTTCCCAGGGCAAATATCAATCAATCTTACAGGGATTCTGATGTTGCTGAAACATCAACCCTTGAAAGTTATCTGGACTGGGTTCGCAATGATGTTAAATTCCTGCAGGAAGGAGTGGAACTGGGGCATAAAACTGGGGCACTGGAACGATACCGCGATATGACTTAA
- a CDS encoding potassium channel family protein, with amino-acid sequence MNSKLHHNLELVLETIFLIFIFLDSFLLFTSVFLPLRGNSYVSIAYFDLITSALLLLGYWIQQRRTKSKTGYLKRNWNGIIAIIPIYFIGIVILGINESSIIIKVLALIKVLTLIMAARQVGRAVDQFVSKSKLVYGFAFFVVVLLVCSVGFFLLETGVNPEVTTYEDSLWYVIQTITTVGYGDVVPITQWGRLIGVIAMISAIGISSLLTAATTSSLMDKLREDREKLAKSSVDFTKKLDKRVQDMESKMAKEENVKEIEASLNEIKSEINEIKDLLNKINR; translated from the coding sequence ATGAATAGTAAGCTGCATCATAATTTGGAACTGGTCCTGGAAACAATTTTCCTGATATTTATATTCCTAGACAGTTTTCTTCTTTTTACTAGTGTATTTTTGCCTCTAAGGGGAAATTCATACGTTAGTATTGCTTACTTTGACTTGATAACCAGTGCACTACTTTTATTAGGATACTGGATCCAGCAAAGAAGGACCAAGTCAAAAACAGGGTATTTGAAAAGGAACTGGAACGGAATCATAGCAATTATCCCCATATATTTCATAGGAATTGTTATTCTAGGCATCAATGAATCTTCAATCATTATTAAAGTATTGGCATTAATTAAAGTACTTACACTAATAATGGCCGCCCGCCAGGTGGGTAGAGCAGTAGACCAATTTGTTTCAAAAAGTAAGTTGGTTTACGGATTTGCATTCTTTGTAGTTGTACTTTTAGTCTGTTCAGTGGGATTCTTTTTACTTGAAACTGGAGTTAACCCTGAAGTTACCACCTACGAAGACTCTTTATGGTACGTTATCCAGACCATAACCACTGTCGGATACGGAGATGTGGTTCCAATCACCCAATGGGGACGTTTAATTGGAGTAATTGCCATGATAAGCGCTATTGGTATTTCCAGCCTGTTAACTGCAGCCACTACTTCTTCTTTAATGGATAAACTGCGTGAAGACCGTGAAAAACTTGCCAAGTCCAGTGTGGATTTTACCAAGAAACTTGATAAAAGAGTTCAGGATATGGAATCGAAGATGGCAAAAGAAGAAAATGTTAAAGAAATTGAAGCTAGTTTAAATGAGATTAAATCTGAAATAAATGAGATTAAAGATCTTTTGAATAAAATAAACAGGTAA
- a CDS encoding DUF308 domain-containing protein has protein sequence MKNVVLGILAIILGLIVLAFPLAGLVAASVLTGFVVLMIAVWLLIVGGSQMEVSKSAGIMNVILGIIVLIVGIGLIFNPAIFAFLAGFLLYLAGIFLIIAGIISLLSRNDFKNATWAGILGIILGILYIILGTLAFDPIYLGALIGIWLILSGIFALLE, from the coding sequence ATGAAAAACGTTGTATTAGGTATTTTAGCAATAATTCTTGGTTTAATAGTTTTAGCGTTTCCACTAGCAGGTCTTGTGGCTGCAAGTGTGTTAACCGGATTCGTAGTGTTAATGATCGCTGTCTGGCTTTTAATTGTTGGTGGATCCCAGATGGAGGTCAGTAAATCTGCGGGAATCATGAATGTGATCCTGGGTATAATTGTCCTTATTGTGGGAATAGGGCTGATTTTCAATCCTGCAATATTCGCATTCTTAGCAGGATTCCTGTTATACCTGGCAGGTATATTCCTGATAATAGCTGGAATTATCTCTTTGCTATCACGTAATGACTTTAAAAACGCCACATGGGCAGGTATCCTTGGAATAATACTGGGTATACTGTACATAATTCTGGGAACATTAGCCTTTGACCCAATTTACTTAGGAGCTTTAATTGGTATCTGGCTGATACTAAGTGGTATATTTGCGTTACTTGAATAA